A region from the Plutella xylostella chromosome 8, ilPluXylo3.1, whole genome shotgun sequence genome encodes:
- the LOC105383709 gene encoding uncharacterized protein LOC105383709, translating to MDLPSAPKPKKFKSPLQESNLNIKNCITCTNVPDGLFDATLAKKHFSKFGRVQRIRLFPKRQMCMIEYDQPAATERAVLNAGAFDGFMFDVTRSKSRTRRKSKRDDDPDWVPDPDVKQELSAMVGAPSYRLSRQKPMDQDLPTTPVKPKMVANITKQLPIRKKVAAREAPSVSQHVSGTESPVQVTATQTSLSTAEAAAELLQLKSRVSLTPDEQWRTLDARDRILRSWGGAGARVKVGGATIGTCQDMCPEKERLHRQAEHQVMTLEALPDSDGALEPWRAVKQYSRSSADQEMPMCYELRPPPALRRTATYLLHEIADTTRQVSLADWFHFLWDRFRGIRKDITQQALCCEDSICLVEMCARFHAHCAARLADLEHTQFDQKLNTDNLTKCLQTLKHMYADVDRSKKPREAEFRGYIALLNLGDSNFWWEIKQLPDDIQKSEPITFAIKVFNSLDNNNYVRFFRLVREGATYLQACILLRYFNDVRARGLARVVKAFAPRGGSRYPSHELINALAFETHDNMKAFIEHYGLRCGKTEDSELDVILDRNDFIEDSDPYPLAREMELIESKRNCSVGEIIAGGPLPNRDYQNHRLQSSFNKDGTLKDLVAEDLGYNTINDTNKDVRGLKAELQRLSQGGRAFVPDKAIEVKTNFVKPETKSFVGKTEVKSFEASNDSPAKFSFNPAIPVAPTEIIKKSPEKIFETNSKNIFSFSKPQETVPSNVFNIPKGKEAGSLFKLDNIKPVFGKTGDTDASLNLFGKVNNENKDPFKNSQNLFKGNSSDDSNDVFKKPEASKITFGQVNNENDKKSTFGNFNKPTGNLFTSSFPNKNIFAAKDSEGSQTSNGPNTNLFGKSNVNESKNIFAKPDTASKFESNGNIFAKPVNTEEFPKLPHQSDSSVFGSYKPAAFTAKNNLFSHETKSEEAKQTKSLFPMNGDTANHQISPGSFFKSVVKSNGPNEHGHSIFQSKNNSEHSSVAHNIFNSVTSQKGDDVYKFNQDDSESTIEEEKRKHEEYRKQQEQIQEQKRQNEQRLMEEARRKELEIKRLEEMKRQEEIRRQQEEIKRQQEEMRLQEIKRKEERKQEELKRKLEEERKANEIKRKNEEERRFKEKVDKESSELIEDLLQEITDETLVELMKEELKKFNELMNCADVFTKEILNELCNEICESETKAEKMWAEKLMKKWFAVWRVHLHRNVKRRKLLDDTPVWIAECSPHEKAALLKRFVEKSALKNMNQIHKGYRFSGELKLPPAPEPYNIMEIIKSPLLKRMKQINYPYDKCFFWKITLVSPGESKWLSRKIEIQKWLADAFSDKQEHDTSDTLINVGKHSWNNLMDFAISVSLANKENKLNYNEALEGSNAVLFYATEDETNFIETIEFTLKQKYPYQVVPIAIIMPKLQDSSLNKKLEQFLTYLVNNKTIASFKIFITDPKNVSESLNASTKSALKWLAKKYPAIPPLEIDQLKSLCQRYLGNEIWCRLKMERLTHLKDILKDLIKLVDIYNMAVDKLTTAITNEDLFNYPSFPLEFKQYLNVSSPYPKPYEFIPSNVKTSENVSAIRDIMRQLKLPAPQRDFQPLSVVSIEDSIRTYCNQIGWFQNPEEVVCKVVATLPTEIVNPEMSCEQFSMNLENYDLLDILNIIVYEKINNLNKFDNRFVIYEKAVLDDYRNCHWLYQSEIVSTMKYKPYDYEDELDYVIDAKRRKIASESFEYLMLEDKDCTVVEETIRINDIKISKLSNCEQAVQQLEKQLEEERKKSVELENLLRAALSDV from the exons ATGGATTTACCTTcggcaccaaaacctaaaaaatttaaaagccCTCTTCAAGAAAGCAATTTGAATATAAAGAATTGCATCAC ATGTACAAATGTCCCCGACGGTCTGTTCGATGCTACGCTGGCTAAGAAGCACTTCAGTAAGTTCGGGCGCGTGCAGCGCATCAGGTTGTTTCCCAAGAGGCAGATGTGCATGATAGAGTATGACCAGCCCGCCGCCACCGAGCGGGCAGTGCTGAATGCCGGAGCTTTTGATGGATTCATGTTTGATGTTACAAGAAGTAAATCCAGAAC AAGGAGAAAAAGCAAAAGGGATGATGACCCAGACTGGGTGCCTGACCCAGATGTGAAACAAGAGCTGTCTGCAATGGTTGGAGCACCCAGCTACAGATTGAGCCGGCAAAAAC CTATGGATCAGGATTTACCTACAACTCCTGTAAAACCCAAAATGGTGGCCAACATAACCAAGCAACTTCCTATCAGAAAGAAAGTAGCTGCTAGGGAGGCCCCTtctgt GAGCCAGCATGTGAGCGGCACTGAGTCTCCGGTGCAGGTGACGGCCACGCAGACGAGCCTGAGCacggcggaggcggcggccGAGCTGCTGCAGCTCAAGTCCCGAGTGTCACTCACTCCGGACGAGCAGTGGCGCACGCTTGATGCCAGAGACCG AATCCTGCGGTCGTGGGGCGGCGCCGGAGCGCGGGTGAAGGTGGGCGGCGCCACCATCGGCACCTGCCAGGACATGTGCCCGGAAAAGGAACGCCTTCACAGACAGGCTGAGCATCAG GTGATGACACTAGAAGCGCTGCCGGACTCGGACGGGGCCCTAGAGCCGTGGCGCGCCGTGAAGCAGTACAGCCGCAGCTCCGCCGACCAGGAGATGCCGATGTGCTACGAGCtgcgcccgccgcccgcgctgcGCCGCACCGCCACCTACCTGCTGCACGAGATCGCCGACACTACGAGACAG GTTTCTCTGGCCGATTGGTTCCACTTCTTGTGGGATCGCTTTCGAGGAATCCGCAAAGATATCACACAGCAGGCTCTGTGTTGTGAAG attCAATCTGCCTGGTGGAGATGTGCGCGCGGTTCCACGCGCACTGCGCGGCGCGGCTCGCCGACCTCGAGCACACGCAGTTCGACCAGAAGCTGAACACCGACAACCTCACCAAGTGCCTGCAGACGCTCAAGCACATGTATGCAGACGTGGACCGCAGCAAGAAGCCCAGGGAGGCCGAGTTCCGGGGGTATATTGCGCTACTGAACTTGGGTGATTCGAATTTTTGGTGGGAG ATCAAGCAGCTGCCCGACGACATCCAAAAGTCCGAGCCAATCACCTTCGCCATCAAAGTGTTCAACTCTCTCGACAACAACAACTACGTGCGGTTCTTCCGGCTCGTGCGCGAGGGCGCCACGTACCTGCAGGCGTGCATCCTGCTGCGCTACTTCAACGACGTGCGCGCGCGAGGCCTGGCTCGCGTCGTCAAGGCCTTCGCCCCGCGCGGCGGCTCGCGCTACCCCTCCCACGAACTCATCAACGCACTCGCCTTCGAAACACACGACAACATGAAGGCATTCATAGAACACTATGGACTACGCTGCGGCAAAACAGAAGACTCCGAGCTAGATGTCATACTCGACAGAAACGATTTCATCGAAGACAGTGATCCGTACCCGCTCGCTAGGGAAATGGAGCTGATTGAATCAAAACGAAACTGTTCAGTCGGCGAAATCATTGCTGGTGGGCCTCTACCGAATCGTGATTATCAAAATCACAGGCTACAATCTAGCTTTAATAAGGATGGAACATTAAAAGATCTTGTAGCTGAAGATCTTGGTTACAATACTATAAATGATACAAATAAAGACGTGCGTGGTCTTAAAGCAGAATTGCAGAGACTGTCACAAGGAGGAAGAGCTTTTGTTCCTGACAAAGCTATTGAGGTTAAGACCAACTTTGTCAAACCAGAAACAAAATCATTTGTGGGAAAAACTGAAGTGAAATCATTTGAAGCATCGAACGATAGCCCTGCTAAGTTTTCGTTTAATCCAGCTATACCTGTGGCACCTACAGAAATTATTAAGAAATcacctgaaaaaatatttgaaacaaatagtaaaaatattttttccttctCTAAACCTCAGGAAACTGTGCCATCGAATGTGTTCAATATTCCGAAGGGCAAAGAAGCAGGCAGCTTATTTAAGCTAGATAACATAAAGCCTGTGTTCGGTAAAACAGGAGATACAGATGCTAGCTTAAATTTATTCGGaaaagtaaataatgaaaataaagatCCTTTCAAAAATTCTCAAAACTTGTTTAAAGGAAATAGTTCCGATGATTCGAATGATGTATTTAAAAAGCCAGAAGCTTCCAAGATTACATTTGGTCAAGTTAATAATGAGAATGATAAGAAATcaacttttggaaattttAACAAACCAACTGGTAATCTATTTACAAGTAGTtttccaaataaaaatatttttgctgCTAAAGACTCTGAAGGATCCCAGACATCAAATGGTCCAAACACAAATTTGTTTGGTAAATCAAATGttaatgaaagtaaaaatatatttgctaAGCCAGATACAGCTTCGAAATTTGAAAGCAATGGAAATATATTCGCAAAACCTGTAAACACAGAAGAGTTCCCGAAACTACCGCATCAGAGTGATAGTTCAGTATTTGGAAGTTACAAACCAGCAGCATTTACTGCcaagaataatttattttcacatGAAACTAAATCGGAAGAAGCTAAGCAAACCAAATCTCTTTTTCCAATGAATGGAGACACTGCCAATCATCAAATCTCTCCCGGTAGTTTTTTTAAGAGCGTAGTTAAATCAAATGGGCCAAATGAACATGGTCATTCAATATTtcaatcaaaaaataatagtGAGCATTCATCTGTAGCTCATAACATATTTAATTCTGTTACTTCACAAAAAGGTGATGAtgtttacaaatttaatcaaGATGATTCTGAAAGCACAATAGAAGAAGAAAAACGAAAACACGAAGAGTATAGAAAACAGCAAGAACAAATCCAGGAACAAAAACGCCAAAATGAACAAAGGCTCATGGAGGAGGCCAGAAGAAAAGAATTAGAAATTAAACGTTTAGAAGAAATGAAACGTCAAGAGGAAATCAGACGTCAACAAGaagaaataaaaagacaaCAAGAGGAAATGAGACTTCAGGAGATTAAGAGAAAGGAAGAGAGAAAACAAGAAGAGTTAAAAAGGAAACTTGAAGAAGAACGAAAAgccaatgaaataaaaagaaaaaacgaGGAAGAAAggagatttaaagaaaaagttGATAAAGAATCATCGGAACTAATAGAGGACTTGCTTCAAGAAATTACTGATGAAACGCTTGTTGAATTGATGAAGGAGGAATTGAAAAAATTCAATGAGCTAATGAATTGTGCTGATGTTTTCACTAAAGAAATTTTGAATGAATTGTGTAATGAAATTTGTGAGTCAGAAACAAAGGCAGAGAAGATGTGGGCAGAAAAATTAATGAAGAAATGGTTCGCAGTTTGGCGAGTGCACTTACACAGAAATGTGAAACGAAGAAAGCTGTTGGATGATACCCCCGTGTGGATCGCTGAGTGCTCGCCACATGAAAAGGCTGCGTTATTGAAGAGATTTGTTGAAAAGTCAGCTTTGAAGAACATGAACCAAATCCACAAAGGTTATCGGTTTAGCGGAGAGCTAAAGTTACCACCTGCGCCAGAACCATACAATATTATGGAAATTATTAAATCTCCCCTACTAAAACGGATGAAACAAATCAATTACCCTTATGATAAATGTTTCTTCTGGAAAATTACTCTGGTGTCTCCAGGTGAGTCAAAGTGGTTGAgcagaaaaattgaaattcaaAAATGGTTAGCAGatgcttttagtgataagcaAGAACATGATACTTCTGATACCTTGATCAATGTTGGAAAGCACTCGTGGAATAATCTGATGGATTTCGCCATTTCAGTCAGTTTGGCAAATAAGGAAAATAAGCTCAATTATAATGAGGCATTGGAGGGGTCCAATGCCGTATTATTTTATGCGACTGAAGATGAAACAAATTTCATAGAAACAATTGAGTTCACATTGAAACAGAAATACCCTTATCAAGTTGTACCCATTGCAATCATTATGCCTAAATTGCAAGATTCATCTCTGAACAAAAAACTTGAACAATTTCTAACATATTTGGTGAAcaacaaaacaattgctagttTCAAAATCTTTATCACAGATCCCAAAAACGTTTCTGAATCGCTCAATGCTTCAACCAAAAGTGCACTGAAATGGCTGGCGAAAAAATACCCTGCAATACCTCCTCTAGAAATTGATCAGTTGAAGTCACTGTGTCAAAGATACCTCggaaatgaaatttggtgcAGACTAAAAATGGAAAGGTTAACTCATTTGAAGGATATTCTAAAGGACCTCATAAAGTTGGTCGACATATACAACATGGCAGTAGATAAATTAACAACTGCTATTACTAATGAAGATCTCTTCAATTACCCATCCTTCCCACTGgaatttaaacaatatttgAATGTCAGTTCTCCCTATCCAAAGCCGTATGAATTCATTCCAAGCAATGTAAAGACATCAGAAAATGTATCTGCAATCAGAGATATTATGAGACAGCTAAAGCTTCCAGCACCACAAAGAGATTTTCAACCTTTGAGCGTAGTCAGTATAGAAGATAGTATCAGAACATACTGTAATCAAATAGGATGGTTTCAAAATCCTGAAGAAGTAGTGTGCAAAGTAGTTGCTACTCTCCCAACCGAAATAGTGAATCCGGAGATGTCGTGTGAACAGTTTAGCATGAACTTGGAGAATTATGATTTACTGGACATTTTGAACATCATTGTCTACgaaaaaattaacaatttaaataaatttgataaCAGGTTTGTCATATATGAAAAAGCAGTATTAGATGATTACAGAAACTGCCATTGGTTATATCAATCAGAAATTGTATCAACAATGAAATATAAGCCTTATGATTATGAGGATGAGTTAGATTATGTAATAGATGctaaaagaagaaaaatagCCAGTGAAAGTTTTGAATATCTCATGTTAGAAGACAAAGACTGTACAGTTGTAGAAGAAACTATAAGAATAAACGATATAAAGATAAGTAAATTGAGTAATTGTGAACAAGCTGTACAACAGCTTGAAAAACAACTTGAAGAAGAAAGGAAGAAATCTGTTGAACTTGAAAATTTGTTAAGAGCAGCTCTTTCTGATGTTTAA
- the LOC105383708 gene encoding zinc finger HIT domain-containing protein 3, whose translation MNNNCTVCDLAAKYKCPTCRIPYCSVQCCKKHKETPCQPPPLTETAPPEDTREQTYEYPTEDTVPIEKLKLLENSADLKKCLSNPHVRTLLEKLDKSPYPDELIQEYMQEPIFTEFVDECLKIVQPKEDET comes from the exons atgaataataattgtacTGTATGTGATTTAGCAGCAAAGTATAAATGCCCTACTTGCCGGATACCGTA TTGCTCAGTACAATGCTGTAAGAAACATAAAGAAACTCCGTGCCAACCTCCCCCACTTACGGAAACTGCACCACCAGAAGACACTCGGGAACAAACCTACGAGTACCCCACTGAAGACACTGTTCCCATTGAGAAGTTGAAATTGTTAG AAAATTCTGCTGATTTGAAGAAATGTTTATCCAACCCACATGTTCGAACCTTGCTAGAAAAGCTAGATAAGTCCCCATACCCTGATGAACTCATACAAGAATACATGCAGGAACCCATATTTACAGAATTTGTAGATGAATGCCTTAAAATTGTTCAACCCAAAGAAGATGAAACATGA